From one Danio rerio strain Tuebingen ecotype United States chromosome 19, GRCz12tu, whole genome shotgun sequence genomic stretch:
- the maneal gene encoding glycoprotein endo-alpha-1,2-mannosidase-like protein isoform X1 produces MNRLRRKACVALLLFTLFIFGTMMGLRTLKPTDGFSDLAPGMELMPLVGERMEQRPNHLIESAGQNGGLHSDTKIVFSNSGPDHSIFYDIHIFYYLWYGSPQMDSSYIHWDHVLVPHWDPKIAASHPKGRHNPPDDIASSYYPELGPYSSRDPEVIESHMAQIEAAAAGVVVLSWYPPGVADEHGKPSEDLVPAVMDAAHKHSIKVTGCVSPAALQRPDRYQCA; encoded by the exons ATGAACAGGTTACGCAGAAAAGCGTGCGTGGCTTTGTTATTGTTCACTCTGTTCATTTTTGGCACTATGATGGGCCTAAGAACACTTAAGCCCACTGATGGTTTCTCAGATCTTGCACCAGGAATGGAGCTGATGCCTTTGGTTGGAGAGCGAATGGAACAGAGACCCAATCATTTAATAGAATCAGCAGGTCAAAATGGTGGTTTGCACAGTGACACCAAGATCGTGTTCTCCAACTCTGGTCCTGATCACAGCATATTCTATGACATTCACATATTCTATTATTTATGGTATGGCTCACCACAGATGgacagtagttatatacactggGACCACGTATTGGTACCACACTGGGACCCCAAAATAGCAGCCAGTCACCCTAAAGGAAGACACAATCCTCCGGATGACATTGCGTCCAGTTATTATCCTGAACTTGGACCCTACAGCTCCAGAGATCCAGAAGTCATTGAATCTCACATGGCACAAATCGAAGCTGCAGCTGCAG GTGTGGTGGTCTTGTCCTGGTACCCACCTGGTGTGGCAGATGAACATGGCAAACCCTCAGAGGATCTAGTGCCTGCTGTAATGGATGCTGCCCATAAACACAGTATCAAGGTAACTG gttGCGTTTCACCTGCAGCCCTACAAAGGCCGGACAGATATCAGTGTGCATGA
- the maneal gene encoding glycoprotein endo-alpha-1,2-mannosidase-like protein, whose translation MNRLRRKACVALLLFTLFIFGTMMGLRTLKPTDGFSDLAPGMELMPLVGERMEQRPNHLIESAGQNGGLHSDTKIVFSNSGPDHSIFYDIHIFYYLWYGSPQMDSSYIHWDHVLVPHWDPKIAASHPKGRHNPPDDIASSYYPELGPYSSRDPEVIESHMAQIEAAAAGVVVLSWYPPGVADEHGKPSEDLVPAVMDAAHKHSIKVAFHLQPYKGRTDISVHDNIKYIIDTYGTHGAFYRFKSSTGKILPLFYVYDSYLTPPETWAELLTIRGSHSLRGTPYDGIFIALIVEERHKQDILAGGFDGMYTYFASNGFSFGSSHQNWKAIKAFCDKNNLLFVPSAGPGYMDTAVRPWNNHNTRNRVNGRYYETSLQAAMSVRPDIITITSFNEWHEGTQIERAVPKKTVARLYLDYKPHQPDHYLELTKKWAEHFSKEKEQWLM comes from the exons ATGAACAGGTTACGCAGAAAAGCGTGCGTGGCTTTGTTATTGTTCACTCTGTTCATTTTTGGCACTATGATGGGCCTAAGAACACTTAAGCCCACTGATGGTTTCTCAGATCTTGCACCAGGAATGGAGCTGATGCCTTTGGTTGGAGAGCGAATGGAACAGAGACCCAATCATTTAATAGAATCAGCAGGTCAAAATGGTGGTTTGCACAGTGACACCAAGATCGTGTTCTCCAACTCTGGTCCTGATCACAGCATATTCTATGACATTCACATATTCTATTATTTATGGTATGGCTCACCACAGATGgacagtagttatatacactggGACCACGTATTGGTACCACACTGGGACCCCAAAATAGCAGCCAGTCACCCTAAAGGAAGACACAATCCTCCGGATGACATTGCGTCCAGTTATTATCCTGAACTTGGACCCTACAGCTCCAGAGATCCAGAAGTCATTGAATCTCACATGGCACAAATCGAAGCTGCAGCTGCAG GTGTGGTGGTCTTGTCCTGGTACCCACCTGGTGTGGCAGATGAACATGGCAAACCCTCAGAGGATCTAGTGCCTGCTGTAATGGATGCTGCCCATAAACACAGTATCAAG gttGCGTTTCACCTGCAGCCCTACAAAGGCCGGACAGATATCAGTGTGCATGACAACATCAAATACATCATTGACAC ATATGGGACACATGGTGCTTTCTACAGGTTTAAGTCCAGCACTGGGAAGATCCTTCCACTCTTTTATGTATACGACTCATACCTTACCCCACCTGAGACCTGGGCTGAGCTGCTAACCATCAGAGGCTCTCACAGTCTCCGAGGAACTCCTTATGATGGCATCTTCATTGCCCTCATTGTGGAAGAGCGTCACAAGCAAGACATACTGGCTGGCGGTTTTGATGGCATGTACACCTACTTTGCTTCTAATGGCTTTTCCTTTGGATCCTCCCACCAGAACTGGAAAGCAATCAAGGCTTTCTGTGACAAGAACAACTTGTTGTTTGTGCCCAGTGCTGGACCTGGCTATATGGATACCGCTGTCCGGCCATGGAACAACCATAATACACGCAACAGAGTGAATGGACGATATTATGAGACCTCTTTGCAGGCGGCAATGTCAGTAAGGCCTGATATCATCACAATAACTTCTTTTAATGAGTGGCATGAAGGAACTCAGATTGAGAGGGCTGTTCCTAAAAAGACTGTGGCCCGTCTGTATTTGGACTACAAACCCCATCAACCAGACCACTACCTGGAACTCACCAAGAAGTGGGCGGAGCATTTCAGTAAAGAGAAAGAGCAGTGGCTTATGTGA